TGGACAAACGATTCAGTTAACGGCGGGAACGACGCTGACTTTCCTTCGTTTCTTATCGAGGCGTTCGTAGCGAACGACTCCGTCGGCGGTGGCGAAGATCGTAAAGTCCCTTCCCATTCCGACATTTCGGCCCGGATGGATTCGTGTGCCGACCTGCCGGACAAGAATGTTGCCGGCGCGCACACTTTGGCCGCTGTATATTTTAATTCCACGGCGCTGGCCGTTGCTGTCTCTTCCGTTGCGTGTGCTTCCGCCCGATTTACTCGTTGCCATTTACGCCTCGATTTTGGTGATCTCGATTGTGGTGTAGAGCTGGCGATGCCCTTGGGTTCGTGTGTATCCCTTCCGGCGCTTCTTCTTGAATACAATCAATTTCGGCGCCCTTCCTTGCGAACGAACAACGCCTACGACGGTGCCTTTCGCTTCGGGGCCCACCTTTACCGTTTCGCCGTCCGAGAGCATCACGAGATCCTTGATTCGAACCTCGCTCCCCACCGGAGCGTCGATCTTCTCGACTCGGAGAGTGTCTCCGGAGGACACCTCATACTGATGACTCCCTAATCGAATGACGGCTTGCATGCTATTCCCGAAAAAGGGGCGATTAGGTACGGCTTTTTGAGGCGTGTGTCAAGTTTGACGGGATTCGCCTCGGAAAAAGAACCCGGCGCTTGTGTCAAATGTTTCAGGGAGTTAGAGTTTTCCGGTAAAGTCATTTGCCCGCCCACATGGCACCGAGAATCATCATCTTCCATGAGATCTTTACGATCCTGCCCGACCTCGAAACCCTTACGCGCGAAAAAGGCGTGGAAACCGAACTCGTAGCCGGCGGGAAAGAGGTTCTCTCGAAACTATCGGGTCCGGGTCCCAAGGTCATCATCGTGGACGCGGCGATGCCCCAGATGAGCGGAATCGAATGCTGTCGGCAGATCAAAGAGGGGAGCCTCGATCCGGTTCCCATTGTCGTTGTGGTTTCATCGATCGATTCACCGGCCATTGCTCAGCGAGCCAAAGACGCCGGAGCAGATTTGTTCGTCCTCAAAAATGAAGCGGGCCGGATGATTCCTCGATATTTGCGGGACGTTTTGGAGGGAAAGGTCGCCGCGTCCGGCGGTTTTGTGGACGCCGAAAAGCCGCTGGTGGCCCGGCCTGGCCGAATCGCGGTTTCAGGTCAGATCGTATTCTCTTTTGAAAATCAGGAGTATCGGGGAGTGGTGATCAACGCCAGTGCGAGCGGCGTGTTGTTCGCGAGCGACGCAACCATGCCCATGGGCACGCGGCTCACGCTCCGCTTTTCAAGTAGGTCCGGCGAGACCTACGAGTTTTCAACCGAAGCCATTCGGACGATTGAATTGAAAGAGCCGTACGAGAATTTTCCAAAGGCCATCGGCGCGAGGTTCGTCGATCTAAAGGAGGAAGACCGAGAACTGCTCGACGATATTTTGGCGGCAGCGCGGGCGCGCTCGAAGGCGCAGGCGCCGGAAATTGATGCAACTTTCGTTCGAAATTTTTTGG
This DNA window, taken from Bdellovibrionota bacterium, encodes the following:
- the rpmA gene encoding 50S ribosomal protein L27, whose product is MATSKSGGSTRNGRDSNGQRRGIKIYSGQSVRAGNILVRQVGTRIHPGRNVGMGRDFTIFATADGVVRYERLDKKRRKVSVVPAVN
- the rplU gene encoding 50S ribosomal protein L21: MQAVIRLGSHQYEVSSGDTLRVEKIDAPVGSEVRIKDLVMLSDGETVKVGPEAKGTVVGVVRSQGRAPKLIVFKKKRRKGYTRTQGHRQLYTTIEITKIEA